In Xyrauchen texanus isolate HMW12.3.18 chromosome 27, RBS_HiC_50CHRs, whole genome shotgun sequence, one genomic interval encodes:
- the lrriq3 gene encoding leucine-rich repeat and IQ domain-containing protein 3 has translation MKKKKKDFQKMQEILISKGSKMDSLGAYWAYLVNCSQSLILDHGHWASESEEASDLQDIVMVKMSNLLLKNLDQIEYCRTLRICLLADNFLTRIEALMECTRLVKLDLKGNQIVQIPDALCWSHLKELQLLYLHDNNMATWNHIRGLSGCLNLTALTLYNTPISLKNFRHCVVNNIWTLKALDNYVISDEEIIQDWFLPFKFKAMKQHFHVNLYPSSKSDSFETEMKAVYKIIAEINRIQAIYSPTLIIQRWIRGHLIRKSLGLCGTKKQTGPEKLLTPVPPVMAENEQVSSQSRETMKQDTDDYHVLTKSWGERDVEIKRLHVNLNKLMQTGYPEEVTNAKSFDSQQELNPPCNTPQPSLISQSLISEVELKIFESGTVNRVK, from the exons atgaaaaaaaaaaaaaaagactttcagAAAATGCAAGAGATATTAATTTCAAAAGGAAGTAAAATGGATTCCCTGGGAGCCTACTGGGCATATTTGGTGAACTGCTCTCAATCACTGATCCTGGATCATGGCCACTGGGCATCAGAGAGTGAGGAAGCCAGTGATCTCCAGGACATTGTGATGGTCAAAATGAGCAATTTGCTTCTAAAGAATCTAGATCAGATTGAATATTGCAGGACACTAAGGATTTGCCTCTTGGCTGACAACTTTCTAACCAGGATTGAAGCACTGATGGAATGCACACGTTTGGTGAAGTTAGATCTAAAAGGAAATCAg ATTGTTCAGATCCCTGATGCTTTGTGTTGGAGCCATCTGAAAGAATTACAATTGCTCTATCTACACGACAATAACATGGCAACCTGGAACCATATCAGGGGCTTGTCTGGCTGTTTAAACTTGACTGCATTAACTCTCTACAATACGCCAATCAGTTTAAAGAACTTCAGACACTGTGTGGTCAACAACATATGGACACTGAAGGCCTTAGACAACTATGTTATCTCTGATGAGGAAATAATCCAGGACTGGTTCCTTCCCTTTAAGTTCAAAGCAATGAAACAACACTTTCATGTCAATTTGTATCCATCTTCAAAGTCG GATTCATTTGAGACAGAGATGAAAGCGGTGTATAAAATAATTGCTGAGATAAACAGGATTCAGGCCATTTATTCCCCTACACTTATTATACAACGCTGGATTCGAGGCCATTTAATTAGAAAAAGTCTTgg TCTTTGTGGTACAAAGAAGCAGACAGGGCCTGAGAAACTGCTCACTCCCGTCCCACCTGTAATGGCAGAAAATGAGCAGGTATCGTCTCAATCCAGAGAAACCATGAAACAGGATACAGATGACTACCATGTGCTG ACAAAGTCATGGGGTGAGAGAGATGTAGAGATCAAAAGACTTCATGTGAACTTAAATAAGCTGATGCAAACTGGCTACCCAGAG GAGGTTACCAATGCTAAATCATTTGACAGTCAACAAGAGCTGAATCCACCATGTAACACCCCTCAGCCGAGTCTGATATCTCAAAGTCTAATATCTGAAGTtgaactcaaaatatttgaatcAGGTACAGTTAACAGAGTAAAGTGA